In Amphiura filiformis chromosome 1, Afil_fr2py, whole genome shotgun sequence, the following are encoded in one genomic region:
- the LOC140160675 gene encoding craniofacial development protein 2-like: MANLVKEMERLKVNILGISETRWTDAGTFTSGEYTVIFSGGTTHERGVAVLLDKVTSRSLIGHWGVSDRVVLVKLAAKPFNLAIIQVYAPTADSDENDIAVFYEDLEKAMKQCKSDEITMVVGDLNAKVGEGRVGDTVGPHGLGARNERGDRWIEWCNEQDLMIANTWFMQPPRRKYTWLSPGDRVRNQIDFITIKKRFRNAVKEAKTYPGADISSDHVPVISQIHLQLKKIRKQTGAKKLDFAALKEDSNIRDMYKLKVSNRFEVLEDEDFPRVDRGNCKRSDSTKEKAK, encoded by the coding sequence ATGGCAAACTTAGTGAAAGAAATGGAAAGACTCAAAGTTAACATCCTTGGAATAAGTGAGACAAGGTGGACGGATGCTGGAACGTTTACATCTGGAGAATACACAGTGATTTTCTCTGGGGGCACAACTCATGAAAGGGGAGTAGCAGTTTTGCTGGATAAAGTTACTTCGAGGAGTCTGATAGGTCATTGGGGTGTGTCAGACAGAGTAGTGCTTGTTAAACTAGCTGCAAAACCTTTCAATCTTGCAATCATCCAAGTCTATGCACCAACCGCAGACAGTGATGAGAATGACATTGCTGTTTTTTATGAGGATCTGGAGAAGGCAATGAAACAGTGCAAGTCAGATGAAATCACCATGGTAGTGggagatttgaatgcaaaggttgGAGAAGGAAGAGTTGGAGATACGGTAGGGCCTCATGGTTTGGGTGcaagaaatgaaagaggagaTCGGTGGATCGAATGGTGCAACGAACAAGACCTCATGATTGCAAACACATGGTTTATGCAACCACCCAGACGGAAGTACACCTGGCTAAGTCCAGGGGACAGGGTGAGAAATCAAATTGACTTTATCACCATTAAAAAGAGGTTTAGAAATGCAGTGAAGGAAGCAAAGACCTACCCGGGTGCAGATATCAGCAGTGACCATGTGCcagttatcagtcaaattcatttgCAGCTCAAGAAGATACGGAAGCAAACAGGTGCTAAAAAACTTGACTTCGCAGCATTAAAAGAAGACAGCAACATCAGAGATATGTACAAACTCAAAGTGAGCAACAGATTTGAGGTGCTGGAAGATGAAGATTTTCCTAGAGTCGATCGTGGAAACTGCAAAAGAAGTGATTCCACCAAGGAAAAAGCAAAATAA
- the LOC140160683 gene encoding uncharacterized protein gives KDVTQAAVNAVTKSGIFPADNNFLMRIACAESRYGNDPNTYRDGYDGGIWQVDSFDDTQDITSHPGLVNKFAQIKQAFGIDWQAVQQSDLRKPLYSAIAARLYLSNIKPAIPKDLEAQAAYWKKYYNTEAGAGTEQDFIDRVKECEAPPTTTPPPTPAPTTPGKFRGSSVLSEKLAAL, from the exons AAAGATGTCACCCAAGCGGCAGTAAATGCAGTGACTAAGAGTGGCATATTCCCTGCAGATAATAACTTCCTGATGCGAATCGCTTGCGCGGAATCGAGGTATGGCAATGATCCTAACACATACCGCGATGGATATGATGGTGGCATCTGGCAG GTAGATTCATTTGATGACACTCAAGATATAACATCGCACCCAGGACTTGTCAACAAATTTGCACAGATAAAACAGGCTTTTGGAATTGACTGGCAGGCAGTACAACAGAGCGATCTACGCAAGCCTCTATACTCTGCTATTGCAGCAAGACTCTATCTGTCCAATATAAAACCT GCAATACCTAAAGACCTTGAAGCTCAAGCTGCATACTGGAAAAAATACTACAATACCGAAGCAGGTGCTGGGACAGAACAGGACTTTATTGACAGGGTGAAGGAATGTGAAG CACCACCAACCACtacaccaccaccaacaccagCACCAACAACACCAGGTAAGTTCAGAGGCAGTTCTGTCCTCTCTGAAAAACTGGCAGCTCTTTAA